One window of the Marinilactibacillus sp. Marseille-P9653 genome contains the following:
- a CDS encoding ECF transporter S component, with amino-acid sequence MRNSKNQFSVYRLTVLALMIALVQTSRLVFSFLPNVQPVTTILILMTITFGVVDAIIVGCGSIIVSNLFLGMGPWTLSQVVAFTIIILVSYAFSLCIKKLDGDFIYWVIFSGVTGILFGFIISVIQALMYQMVFPAFIGYWIAGIWFDVYHAIGNSVFMVLLYTPLIPMFNKINRKIKKSPS; translated from the coding sequence ATGAGGAATAGTAAGAACCAATTTTCTGTATACAGATTAACTGTTCTGGCACTGATGATTGCGCTCGTACAAACTAGTCGGCTGGTCTTTAGTTTTCTTCCAAATGTACAACCGGTTACGACGATTCTGATTTTAATGACAATCACATTTGGTGTTGTGGATGCGATAATTGTTGGGTGTGGTTCAATTATTGTCTCTAATTTATTTTTAGGGATGGGACCATGGACGCTCTCTCAGGTTGTTGCATTCACCATCATCATTCTAGTCAGTTATGCTTTCTCCCTATGCATAAAGAAATTGGATGGTGATTTTATCTATTGGGTGATCTTTTCTGGCGTAACAGGTATCTTGTTTGGTTTCATTATTTCCGTCATTCAGGCCCTGATGTATCAGATGGTTTTTCCAGCGTTTATCGGATACTGGATTGCCGGTATCTGGTTCGATGTCTATCATGCGATTGGGAATAGTGTATTTATGGTTTTACTTTATACACCTTTGATTCCAATGTTTAATAAAATAAATCGAAAAATTAAAAAAAGCCCGTCGTGA
- a CDS encoding NfeD family protein gives MEGLLLAIGFIGVAIAILTPLSKTGFSVTMLSFIAYFSVIGIDTWLPLVLFTAGLLLIIFEIFVPEFGVAGILGALFLISGLYLTLGDITMTIRDLSMAIVITSGVVFYLVRTGYSLTNVNKLILNTDIKGNQKSATKKSTIQIEPGLEGVTQTPLRPSGKVSFGTIDGILVDVLSDEGYISKDVTVVIEKVLGTKVIVRKK, from the coding sequence ATGGAAGGATTACTACTCGCTATTGGTTTTATTGGAGTTGCTATTGCGATTTTGACACCATTATCAAAAACTGGTTTTTCAGTCACAATGCTCAGCTTTATTGCTTACTTTAGTGTCATTGGAATCGATACTTGGTTACCATTAGTTCTATTCACAGCTGGTTTACTATTGATTATCTTTGAGATATTTGTTCCAGAGTTCGGCGTTGCCGGAATACTGGGTGCACTCTTTTTGATATCCGGTCTCTACCTGACCCTTGGAGATATTACCATGACAATCAGAGATTTAAGTATGGCGATTGTGATCACGTCTGGTGTTGTATTCTATCTCGTAAGAACTGGCTATTCTCTTACGAATGTCAATAAATTGATATTGAATACTGATATAAAAGGCAATCAAAAATCAGCTACAAAAAAATCTACTATACAGATTGAACCAGGTCTTGAAGGCGTCACACAAACACCTTTACGTCCATCCGGTAAAGTCTCATTTGGAACCATCGATGGAATCTTAGTAGATGTATTAAGTGACGAAGGATACATTTCAAAAGATGTGACCGTCGTTATCGAAAAAGTTTTGGGTACAAAAGTGATTGTTAGAAAAAAATAG
- a CDS encoding DUF4430 domain-containing protein, translated as MKKILGLCMLIFLVAGCGNQENASTESETSGNTQDQNEEVTYTIEFSIDDELYSVDEDEMNQELNSPKDTTLLEVMHEEFGAVDSDGFITAINGLEQKDDKKAYWLFDINGEFSQVGAGDYVLEEGDEITWKLETGQDEE; from the coding sequence ATGAAAAAAATATTAGGACTTTGCATGCTTATTTTTTTAGTAGCAGGATGTGGCAATCAAGAGAATGCATCGACAGAATCAGAAACTTCTGGAAATACACAGGATCAAAATGAAGAGGTTACGTATACGATTGAGTTTTCTATCGATGATGAGCTCTATAGTGTCGATGAAGATGAGATGAATCAGGAATTGAATAGTCCAAAAGATACAACATTACTTGAAGTCATGCATGAAGAGTTCGGTGCAGTAGATAGCGATGGTTTTATTACTGCTATTAATGGCTTAGAACAAAAAGATGATAAAAAGGCTTATTGGTTATTTGACATCAACGGAGAGTTTTCTCAGGTAGGGGCAGGTGATTACGTTTTAGAAGAAGGTGACGAGATTACCTGGAAACTTGAAACGGGTCAAGATGAGGAATAG
- the floA gene encoding flotillin-like protein FloA (flotillin-like protein involved in membrane lipid rafts) yields MNDFMLDGFYGIIIFAVFAIVLISIFLRFVPVGLWVTAYFSGVKVGIGTLIGMRLRQVSPHAIIRPLIKATKAGITLSTNELEAHHLAGGNVNAVIDALIASYRADIDLEFEKAAAIDLAGRNVFEAVQFSVNPKVIVTPDIAAVAKDGIEIVAKAKVTVRANIERLVGGAGEDTIIARVGEGVVTTVGSADKHSDVLENPDMISKTVLSKGLDSGTAFEILSIDIADIDVGRNIGAKLQTEQAEADKNIAQAKAEERRSMAIAQEQEMRAETQKMRAKVVESEAKVPLAMAEALRNGTIGVMDYYKMQNINADTDMRSSISNQAGPTDEEE; encoded by the coding sequence ATGAATGATTTTATGTTAGATGGTTTTTACGGCATCATTATTTTCGCAGTCTTTGCGATTGTTTTAATCAGTATTTTCCTAAGATTCGTCCCTGTTGGGTTATGGGTTACAGCCTACTTTTCTGGCGTTAAAGTAGGTATTGGAACACTGATTGGTATGAGATTACGTCAAGTTAGTCCTCATGCGATCATCAGACCTCTAATCAAAGCGACTAAAGCAGGTATCACCCTTTCTACAAACGAATTAGAAGCACATCATCTTGCAGGTGGTAATGTAAATGCAGTTATTGATGCATTGATCGCTTCTTACCGTGCAGATATTGACCTTGAATTTGAAAAAGCTGCAGCAATTGACTTAGCTGGTCGTAACGTATTTGAAGCCGTTCAATTTTCCGTTAATCCTAAAGTGATCGTTACTCCAGATATCGCTGCAGTTGCTAAAGATGGTATCGAAATCGTAGCGAAAGCGAAAGTAACTGTTCGTGCGAATATCGAGAGATTAGTCGGTGGTGCTGGTGAAGATACCATCATCGCTCGTGTTGGTGAGGGTGTTGTAACTACTGTTGGTTCTGCAGATAAACACTCAGACGTCCTTGAAAACCCGGATATGATTTCTAAAACTGTGTTAAGTAAAGGGTTGGACTCTGGTACTGCATTTGAGATTCTATCTATTGATATTGCGGATATCGATGTTGGTCGTAATATCGGAGCAAAACTACAAACAGAGCAAGCTGAAGCAGATAAAAATATTGCCCAAGCTAAAGCTGAAGAAAGACGTTCTATGGCGATTGCACAAGAACAAGAAATGCGTGCTGAAACTCAAAAAATGCGTGCTAAAGTTGTCGAGTCTGAAGCAAAAGTCCCACTTGCTATGGCTGAAGCATTGCGTAATGGTACAATCGGCGTAATGGATTACTATAAAATGCAGAATATAAATGCTGATACTGATATGAGAAGTTCTATATCAAATCAAGCCGGACCTACTGACGAAGAAGAGTGA